A region from the Aricia agestis chromosome 12, ilAriAges1.1, whole genome shotgun sequence genome encodes:
- the LOC121732797 gene encoding INO80 complex subunit C: MSGEQEKSYCFKIENKFVVKSGCKKRMWRSLKQILTAERALPWPNDSILYYSINAPPTFKPTKKYSDISGLPAPYMDRHSKLYYSNAEEFATVRSLPMDITAGYLQLRGASTLVG; encoded by the exons ATGTCTGGAGAACAAGAAAAAAGTTATTGCTTTAagatagaaaataaatttgtagtaaaaagTGGATGTAAGAAGCGAATGTGGAGATCACTCAAGCAAATATTGACTGCAGAACGCGCTTTGCCTTGGCCAAATGATTCTATTCTGT ATTATTCAATAAATGCTCCGCCTACATTCAAACCAACAAAGAAATATTCTGATATATCGGGATTGCCCGCACCCTATATGGACAGACATTCAAAACTTTACTATAGTAATGCCGAGGAATTTGCGACAGTACGGAGCTTGCCAATGGATATAACAGCCGGATATCTTCAGTTAAGAGGAGCTAGCACTTTAGTtggataa
- the LOC121732582 gene encoding ribosome biogenesis regulatory protein homolog, which translates to MEIVNEILEREQKKAEKYKPITVEKHLELDLDIGTLLASDTNDLDSKNIKSDKSRDEYLQSLARDNTQLLLNKVWELPTERIDEAIVVRLPEPKTVLPRSKPVPIPKPLTKWQEFAKAKGITKKKKDKLEWDEQLQKWVPLYGFKKAAAEKQKDWLIEVPQNVDPMTDMYEKKASEKSEKVAKNELQRLKNIARAKKVKIPRVGLPVTSDKASATQLSTAASVAKASTASLGKFQDKLPKEKEARGKGVHELIPGKERKRKLPIPTPQAEKEQNLNLIDKILSKRPKIDMDKAVARHINEEQVQRSEEKKSTKPSKGKGKGKGNATNFSAKKPKGGKGQRNPGKKNAGRKRR; encoded by the exons aTGGAAATTGTAAATGAAATTCTTGAAAGGGAGCAAAAGAAGGCAGAAAAATATAAGCCAATTACTGTCGAAAAACATTTAGAGTTAGACTTAGACATTGGCACCCTTCTTGCTTCGGATACAAATGACTTGGattcaaaaaatataaa GTCAGACAAAAGCAGAGATGAATATTTACAATCACTGGCACGTGACAATACCCAGCTATTACTCAATAAAGTCTGGGAGCTGCCCACAGAGAGGATAGATGAAGCTATAGTTGTAAGATTACCAGAACCCAAAACGGTGCTGCCTCGGTCCAAACCTGTACCAATTCCAAAACCACTCACAAAATGGCAAGAATTTGCTAAAGCGAAGGGCATAACGAAGAAAAAGAAGGACAAATTAGAATGGGATGAACAGTTGCAAAAATGGGTGCCATTATATGG GTTCAAGAAAGCTGCTGCTGAGAAACAAAAGGACTGGTTGATTGAAGTGCCACAAAATGTTGATCCCATGACTGATATGTATGAAAAGAAGGCGTCTGAGAAATCAGAAAAAGTTGCTAAAAATGAACTACAAAGGCTTAAGAACATAGCAAGAGCAAAGAAGGTTAAGATACCACGAGTGGGGCTGCCTGTCACATCTGATAAAGCTTCTGCTACTCAG CTTTCTACAGCAGCGTCTGTAGCAAAGGCGTCTACAGCGTCGCTTGGCAAATTCCAAGATAAACTACCAAAGGAAAAGGAGGCAAGAGGCAAAGGTGTTCATGAACTCATCCCGGGCAAGGAGAGGAAACGTAAACTGCCTATACCCACACCACAAGCTGAAAAAGAACAAAATCTTAATCTTATAGACAAAATTCTAAGTAAAAGACCCAAAATAGACATGGACAAAGCCGTAGCCAGACATATTAATGAGGAACAAGTACA GAGGTCAGAAGAGAAGAAATCAACGAAACCGAGCAAGGGTAAGGGGAAAGGTAAAGGAAATGCCACTAACTTCTCTGCAAAGAAACCTAAGGGAGGTAAAGGACAGAGGAACCCTGGCAAAAAGAATGCCGGACGGAAAAGGCGATAG
- the LOC121732346 gene encoding DNA fragmentation factor subunit beta: MKKGYKVTDVKRKKKIGVAAENLQELISKSCQKFGFNVSCAECRLYVAEDGTLVDDDDYLHTLPPQTLFILLQATENMVTDFDYYYEMIRSTKKDYIDTGMAAKNFLTTNIKEKFKVFQRYIAAADDARTMLSERTQDPDWFAGLEPSEKTKEQCMSKRVKERMRGYYYKTKTALQKSEIYTCSKNGKGKTLIDMFLLDLRKILEQNKYNDTYFNRKVKESERMCKSNGLFECGGLWDDNTCKFADHIINPYRSREERILFQTWNLDHKVELSRSIVPKILTSVQCILQGDIKCVTCQGDFHQGFIEIDRYYIQIFTRQNLKLVHIVCHDKSKHGADSAVYTLCQKCNSRKSIQYHN, encoded by the exons ATGAAGAAAGGCTACAAAGTGACCGACGTGAAAAGGAAAAAGAAAATTGGTGTAGCGGCAGAAAATTTACAAGAACTAATATCGAAATCCTGCCAGAAGTTTGGT TTCAATGTCAGTTGCGCAGAATGTCGCCTTTATGTGGCTGAGGATGGGACacttgttgatgatgatgattacctTCACACATTACCCCCTCAAACTCTTTTTATATTGCTGCAGGCCACTGAAAATATGGTTACAG aCTTTGATTACTATTATGAAATGATACGGTCCACAAAAAAGGATTATATAGACACTGGGATGGCTGCAAAAAACTTTCTTACAACGAACATAAAGGAAAAGTTTAAAGTATTTCAAAGATACATTGCGGCAGCAGATGATGCTAGAACAATGTTGAGTGAACGGACACAGGATCCTGACTGGTTTGCAG GTTTGGAGCCATCGGAGAAAACAAAGGAGCAATGTATGTCCAAACGCGTAAAGGAAAGAATGAGAGGTtactattataaaacaaaaacagCATTGCAGAAATCTGAAATTTACACCTGCTCCAAAAATGGTAAAGGCAAGACACTCATTGATATGTTTCTACTAGATCTGAGAAAAATTCTAGAACAGAACAAATACAATGATACTTACTTCAATAGGAAAGTTAAAGAGAGTGAGCGGATGTGTAAGAGCAATGGTCTCTTTGAGTGCGGTGGTCTCTGGGACGATAACACTTGCAAGTTTGCTGATCACATCATCAATCCATATCGCAGTCGAGAAGAGCGAATCCTGTTCCAAACTTGGAATTTGGATCACAAGGTTGAGCTTTCGAGGTCAATTGTACCGAAAATTCTAACTTCCGTGCAATGCATCCTACAGGGTGACATTAAATGTGTTACGTGCCAGGGTGATTTCCATCAAGGTTTTATTGAAATTGAcagatattatatacaaatatttacgaGACAAAACTTAAAATTGGTGCACATTGTTTGCCATGATAAAAGCAAACATGGAGCCGATTCTGCAGTTTACACTTTATGCCAGAAGTGCAATAGCAGAAAAAGTATTCAGTACCATAACTAA
- the LOC121732347 gene encoding thymidylate kinase, which produces MLTKRGALIVIEGVDRTGKTTQCKLLVENLKKMAIDAQYMNFPDRTTEIGKVIDAYLKSKNNLSDEAIHLLFSANRWEKSSHIRKLLDHGISIVMDRYCYSGVVFSSAKGLDLNWCKTSDTGLPQPDKVFFLNMPLEKVQERNGFGNERYENTDFQKKVMQMYMKLKDDSWDIVDASRTKEAVQDYLLNSIVEVVKNVGNKPVNKIVWTD; this is translated from the exons ATGCTTACAAAACGGGGTGCTTTAATTGTTATTGAAGGTGTCGAcagaacgggaaaaactacgcaATGTAAATTACTCG ttgaaaatttaaaaaagatggCAATCGACGCCCAGTACATGAATTTTCCAGACAGGACTACAGAAATTGGGAAAGTTATTGATGCATATCTAAAGTCCAag AATAATCTATCAGATGAAGCAATTCATCTGTTATTTTCTGCAAATCGTTGGGAGAAGTCAAGTCACATACGGAAACTCCTGGACCATGGTATATCTATAGTTATGGATAGATACTGCTACTCGGGTGTTGTTTTCTCATCAGCAAAAG GACTAGACTTGAACTGGTGCAAAACAAGTGACACGGGGCTACCACAACCTGACAAagtatttttcttaaatatgcCCTTAGAGAAAGTTCAAGAAAGAAATGGATTTGGAAatgaaag ATATGAAAATACAGATTTCCAGAAAAAAGTAATGCAGATgtatatgaaattaaaagatGATAGCTGGGATATAGTCGATGCAAGCAG AACAAAAGAAGCAGTGCAAGACTACTTATTAAACAGTATAGTCgaagttgtaaaaaatgttgGGAACAAACCAGTGAATAAGATTGTATGGACTGATTAA
- the LOC121732345 gene encoding protein penguin, with protein MELTKRKSSENESSTHKKKKKVQFATPNNAENGKKSAGDAKPKDKKFKFNKPDSGKNFQAKGAKKFTKPGKPSFKTDKKPKKDGPTEKPKWSEMKKEKKNLRKERRIAKITPEVYEVSHKAKLLAAQIPRQTLKLDFRTNCCKELHALIKGKYKAIALTHDLSRVIQVLLKHGPPDLKIEVIEELLDMMVQMMQLKYAHHTVRRSLKYGTDNVRHQIIKMFFGHIVSLASHTISAPILDYAFKEFATKKEKLHMQQEFYGDMYKNTKDEKIKTLSDAYKDCPEMKSAILQSCKANIQRILDKNLHDAELFQLVLYDYIRECSAEDRAELITTLSPLIVPLSNSLAGVNAACMCVWQGTNKDKKTIMKVVKKHVVPLSQHKTGYRLLLAIFDSVDDTVLVKKAIVSVLVNNLKEVLQTKDHCGKMVLHWLVKPKDPSAFHPSLTSFLEEGAKNGTSKKTSELRVSELREAIIPALLKDIQANPEFWLENKVTMLLTVAILSIETSEEIVTALAKVICKPDWTVETNGKKILAIEDAGIHMCLKKFAVMDKTSSVSLGEKICEIEDDTLQQWIKTNRGCFFLVKLIENNNEDVVKKLKTKIKPASNILKQQTSEGAKLLLQLVKK; from the exons atggaACTTACGAAAAGAAAAAGCTCGGAAAATGAATCTTCCACgcacaaaaagaaaaagaaggtACAATTCGCCACACCAAATAACGCAGAAAATGGAAAAAAGTCAGCCGGCGATGCAAAACCCAAAGATAAAAAGTTCAAGTTTAACAAGCCCGATTCAGGTAAAAATTTCCAAGCCAAGGGTGCAAAAAAATTTACTAAACCGGGTAAGCCAAGTTTTAAGACTGACAAAAAACCCAAAAAGGACGGCCCTACAGAAAAGCCCAAGTGGTCTGAaatgaaaaaagaaaagaaaaacctCAGAAAGGAGCGCCGTATCGCCAAAATTACTCCAGAAGTCTATGAAGTATCACATAAAGCTAAATTATTGGCAGCTCAAATACCCAG GCAAACATTGAAACTAGATTTCCGCACGAACTGTTGTAAGGAGTTACATGCACTAATAAAGGGAAAATATAAAGCAATAGCTCTGACCCATGACTTAAGTAGAGTAATTCAAGTTCTTCTTAAGCATGGCCCTCCAGATCTCAAGATAGAAGTGATTGAAGAGCTATTGGATATGATGGTGCAGATGATGCAGTTGAAATACGCTCACCACACTGTCAGGCGGTCTTTAAAGTATGGCACAGACAATGTACGTCATCAAATCATCAAGATGTTCTTTGGCCACATAGTCTCATTGGCATCTCACACTATAAGTGCCCCAATTCTCGATTATgcattcaaagaatttgctaCAAAGAAAGAAAAGCTGCATATGCAACAAGAATTTTATGGTGACATGTATAAGAAT ACAAAGGATGAGAAAATAAAAACACTAAGTGATGCCTACAAAGACTGCCCTGAAATGAAGTCGGCAATATTACAGTCATGCAAAGCAAACATACAACGGATTCTCGATAAGAATTTACATGATGCAGA ATTGTTTCAACTGGTCTTGTACGACTACATCAGAGAATGCAGTGCTGAGGATAGAGCAGAGCTGATCACTACACTGTCACCTCTGATTGTTCCTCTCAGCAACTCTCTAGCCGGAGTCAATGCAGCTTGCATGTGTGTATGGCAAGGGACCAATAAAGATAAGAAG ACTATTATGAAAGTGGTAAAGAAGCATGTTGTGCCATTGAGCCAACACAAAACAGGGTACAGGCTGCTGTTAGCCATATTTGATTCAGTCGACGATACGGTTCTGGTGAAGAAAGCTATTGTGTCAGTGCTGGTGAATAATTTGAAAGAGGTGCTCCAGACCAAGGACCATTGTGGTAAAATG GTGTTGCATTGGTTAGTTAAACCAAAGGATCCATCGGCTTTTCACCCCAGCTTAACCAGCTTCCTAGAAGAAGGTGCAAAAAATGGTACATCAAAGAAGACTTCGGAGCTGAGGGTGTCTGAATTGCGGGAAGCTATCATACCAGCTCTGTTGAAAGATATACAAGCCAACCCTGAGTTTTGGCTGGAGAATAAAGTTACTATGCTATTGACAGTAGCTATATTGTCTATAG AAACTTCAGAAGAAATTGTAACTGCACTAGCAAAAGTGATCTGCAAACCTGACTGGACAGTTGAGACTAATGGTAAGAAAATACTTGCCATTGAAGATGCTGGTATCCACATGTGCTTAAAGAAGTTCGCCGTCATGGATAAAACCTCCTCAGTGTCTCTAGGTGAAAAGATATGTGAGATTGAAGATGACACT CTACAACAATGGATCAAGACTAACAGAGGTTGTTTCTTCTTAGTTAAACTCATAGAAAACAACAATGAAGATGTTGTCAAGAAACTCAAAACTAAGATAAAACCAGCCTCAAATATTTTGAAACAGCAAACATCCGAGGGGGCAAAGTTACTTTTGCAattggtaaaaaaataa